The following are encoded in a window of Vespula pensylvanica isolate Volc-1 chromosome 2, ASM1446617v1, whole genome shotgun sequence genomic DNA:
- the LOC122638098 gene encoding uncharacterized protein LOC122638098 isoform X1 encodes MQKRIILFLSIANILYLPGCRSVHGETTLNRPESEDIVIEGRVKADTNNKDSYLPKEESGELLGKWRNNGEALEPKWRDGDAVPLLPFSHFARSYSQEETDLTGHDNPYDVVYRDNLNYRRLNENRGGNDYVDSRQERRFPLPENSMIRLEERKYGRQSRGKVEQVSVERPPKDKILRNDRITSTGYRDAFQVRPNEYEHDLADEEYLKPRPRKRRPPQNEEFVLSAKETMRNNERIKVASNLSSNNKKEETSSKKIEAIKSLLKMQQEDGISLSEILRRKNLTLIDLLKGKADVISALKMQDIDEIGDDIEQISLAMTSTLAKLPSTTLQNILDTTTTKTITTMNDHVSTKVSQLKETTTETLTAISPSEISIDLNQNDDNTNQNLNSTRGIYSDENHDEIMEFSDFTDYKKGRTTASPIWISLITENNAIVRSMQNVNLNRSDSGSTLSIVRILNPTVETFAKKNLERDKPFNKIYSDTIHKEDDSNLAVVEDHFDSISEADYQYDAPLNDMQQDDEIRASSSIKKNECINHSDKDETMYLGKDKDRSKDFLTKSKNDSSFEETIKTFFENHPNVEDVMSEGKRYEDIMSEIEPEARAEIFELFASGSGGKNLERLLKSRNMTLEELIALRQRGSSKVHLAEVSRLRNQKALRISEDNQLSEKNLHNSEEKSIIREPRNETTDIKKLMNETEHVDISQISPELVKETTEFSFTTEISLKTKDYSNEKYEEDPNHLIKITELFNTFTSLSFGKDPEQRISKNIEETLNKKTIDDESINIVQREHAKEIIENNTEVDISLIYKGSTNDVKLDDHDENEDRGKSLSKIKPSIIASGAILGVTIVVFLAIFVTCRIRHKQKYRYRNSFPRTVFQSPIATARKLSNTSSLNNIMVSVVATSTTKRSEKNDSQQTSGGDYDPKCDIDNDSLDANDSWETIPDYIK; translated from the exons ATGCAGAAGAGgatcattctatttttatcgatcgcgaACATCCTGTATCTTCCAGGTTGTCGTTCGGTTCACGGAGAAACGACACTAAACAGGCCAGAATCCGAAGATATCGTGATCGAGGGTCGTGTG aagGCAGATACAAATAATAAGGATTCGTATCTCCCTAAAGAAGAGTCAGGCGAATTACTTGGAAAATGGAGAAACAATGGCGAAGCTTTGGAACCAAAATGGCGTGACGGTGATGCTGTACCTTTGCTTCCATTTTCTCACTTCGCACGAAGCTATTCTCAAGAGGAGACGGATTTGACAGGACACGATAATCCGTATGACGTGGTTTATCGAGATAATCTTAATTATCGTCGACTCAACGAGAATCGAGGAGGAAACGATTACGTTGATTCCCGACAAGAGAGACGATTTCCTCTTCCTGAAAATTCGATGATACGAttggaggaaagaaaatatggaaGACAATCGCGCGGGAAAGTTGAACAAGTATCGGTTGAACGTCCTCCGAAAGATAAAATCcttagaaacgatcgaataactTCAACTGGATATCGTGATGCTTTTCAGGTTCGTCCAAATGAATATGAACATGATTTAGCTGacgaagaatatttaaaaccTCGGCCGAGAAAAAGACGTCCACCTCAGAACGAAGAATTCGTTTTGAGTGCTAAAGAAACGATGCGTAAtaacgagagaataaaagtTGCTTCTAATTTATCatccaataataaaaaagaggaaacatcttcaaagaaaattgaagCTATAAAGTCTCTGTTAAAAATGCAACAAGAAGACGGTATTAGTCTTTCAGAAATATTACGTCGTAAAAATTTGACTCTGATAGATCTGTTAAAAGGTAAGGCAGATGTGATCAGTGCATTAAAGATGCAGGATATCGATGAAATCGGTGATGATATCGAACAGATTTCTTTGGCAATGACGAGCACATTGGCGAAATTGCCGTCCACGACCCTTCAAAATATACTtgacacgacgacgactaaAACAATTACCACGATGAACGATCATGTGTCAACGAAGGTTTCACAGTTGAAAGAAACTACTACTGAAACTTTAACGGCAATTTCTCCATCAGAAATCTCTATCGATTTGAATCAAAACGATGATAACACGAACCAAAATCTAAATTCAACGCGAGGAATCTATAGTGATGAGAATCATGATGAAATCATGGAATTTTCAGACTTTACAGATTATAAGAAAGGAAGGACTACTGCATCACCAATTTGGATTTCTTTGATAACAGAAAATAATGCTATCGTTCGTTCTATGCAAAATGTTAATCTAAATCGTTCTGACAGTGGTTCCACTTTGAGTATCGTAAGAATTTTGAATCCGACTGTCGAGACGTttgctaaaaaaaatttggaaagGGATAAgccatttaataaaatatatagcgATACTATACACAAGGAAGATGATTCTAATTTAGCTGTCGTAGAAGATCATTTTGATAGCATTTCTGAAGCAGATTATCAATATGATGCTCCTTTGAACGATATGCAACAGGATGACGAGATACGTGCGTCctcttcgataaaaaagaatgaatgtaTAAATCATAGCGATAAAGATGAAACTATGTACttaggaaaagataaagatcgttcgaaagattttttaacaaaatctaAAAACGATTCatctttcgaagaaacaaTCAAAACTTTCTTCGAAAATCATCCTAATGTAGAAGATGTGATGTCAGAAGGTAAACGTTACGAGGATATCATGTCAGAAATAGAACCAGAAGCACGTGCTGagatttttgaattatttgcTTCTGGATCTGGGGGTAAAAATTTGGAACGTTTGTTAAAATCTAGGAATATGACTTTGGAAGAACTGATTGCCTTACGTCAAAGAGGTTCCAGTAAAGTTCATTTAGCAGAAGTATCTCGTCTGAGAAATCAGAAAGCTTTAAGAATATCGGAAGATAATCAATTATCAGAGAAGAATCTTCATAAttctgaagaaaaaagtattatacgTGAACCTCGAAATGAAACGActgatataaagaaattgatGAATGAAACAGAACATGTTGATATCTCGCAGATTTCTCCAGAACTTGTTAAGGAAACGACAGAATTTTCATTTACCACAGAGATTAGTCTTAAAACAAAAGATTatagtaatgaaaaatatgaagaagatCCAAATCATTTGATAAAGATCacagaattatttaatacctTTACATCTTTGTCATTTGGTAAAGATCCGGAACAACGAATCtctaaaaatatcgaagaaacattaaataagaaaacgataGATGACGAGTCGATTAATATTGTTCAAAGAGAGCATGCGAaagaaatcattgaaaataatactgAAGTAGATATAAGTCTGATATACAAGGGATCTACGAACGATGTGAAACTCGATGATcacgatgaaaatgaagatcGGGGAAAAAGTTTATCAAAGATTAAACCTAGTATAATAGCTAGTGGAGCTATACTCGGTGTGACGATAGTCGTATTCCTTGCCATCTTCGTAACTTGTAGAATACGTCATAAACAAAAGTATAGGTACAGAAATTCTTTCCCACGAACGGTATTTCAGAGTCCAATAGCCACAGCAAGAAAGTTGTCTAATACAAGTAGCCTGAATAATATAATGGTGAGTGTAGTTGCCACTTCGACGACAAAGAgatcagaaaaaaatgattcacAGCAAACCAGTGGTGGTGACTATGATCCCAAGTGTGACATCGATAATGATTCGCTCGATGCTAATGATAGTTGGGAAACTATAcctgattatataaaatga
- the LOC122638098 gene encoding uncharacterized protein LOC122638098 isoform X2, translated as MQKRIILFLSIANILYLPGCRSVHGETTLNRPESEDIVIEGRVKADTNNKDSYLPKEESGELLGKWRNNGEALEPKWRDGDAVPLLPFSHFARSYSQEETDLTGHDNPYDVVYRDNLNYRRLNENRGGNDYVDSRQERRFPLPENSMIRLEERKYGRQSRGKVEQVRPNEYEHDLADEEYLKPRPRKRRPPQNEEFVLSAKETMRNNERIKVASNLSSNNKKEETSSKKIEAIKSLLKMQQEDGISLSEILRRKNLTLIDLLKGKADVISALKMQDIDEIGDDIEQISLAMTSTLAKLPSTTLQNILDTTTTKTITTMNDHVSTKVSQLKETTTETLTAISPSEISIDLNQNDDNTNQNLNSTRGIYSDENHDEIMEFSDFTDYKKGRTTASPIWISLITENNAIVRSMQNVNLNRSDSGSTLSIVRILNPTVETFAKKNLERDKPFNKIYSDTIHKEDDSNLAVVEDHFDSISEADYQYDAPLNDMQQDDEIRASSSIKKNECINHSDKDETMYLGKDKDRSKDFLTKSKNDSSFEETIKTFFENHPNVEDVMSEGKRYEDIMSEIEPEARAEIFELFASGSGGKNLERLLKSRNMTLEELIALRQRGSSKVHLAEVSRLRNQKALRISEDNQLSEKNLHNSEEKSIIREPRNETTDIKKLMNETEHVDISQISPELVKETTEFSFTTEISLKTKDYSNEKYEEDPNHLIKITELFNTFTSLSFGKDPEQRISKNIEETLNKKTIDDESINIVQREHAKEIIENNTEVDISLIYKGSTNDVKLDDHDENEDRGKSLSKIKPSIIASGAILGVTIVVFLAIFVTCRIRHKQKYRYRNSFPRTVFQSPIATARKLSNTSSLNNIMVSVVATSTTKRSEKNDSQQTSGGDYDPKCDIDNDSLDANDSWETIPDYIK; from the exons ATGCAGAAGAGgatcattctatttttatcgatcgcgaACATCCTGTATCTTCCAGGTTGTCGTTCGGTTCACGGAGAAACGACACTAAACAGGCCAGAATCCGAAGATATCGTGATCGAGGGTCGTGTG aagGCAGATACAAATAATAAGGATTCGTATCTCCCTAAAGAAGAGTCAGGCGAATTACTTGGAAAATGGAGAAACAATGGCGAAGCTTTGGAACCAAAATGGCGTGACGGTGATGCTGTACCTTTGCTTCCATTTTCTCACTTCGCACGAAGCTATTCTCAAGAGGAGACGGATTTGACAGGACACGATAATCCGTATGACGTGGTTTATCGAGATAATCTTAATTATCGTCGACTCAACGAGAATCGAGGAGGAAACGATTACGTTGATTCCCGACAAGAGAGACGATTTCCTCTTCCTGAAAATTCGATGATACGAttggaggaaagaaaatatggaaGACAATCGCGCGGGAAAGTTGAACAA GTTCGTCCAAATGAATATGAACATGATTTAGCTGacgaagaatatttaaaaccTCGGCCGAGAAAAAGACGTCCACCTCAGAACGAAGAATTCGTTTTGAGTGCTAAAGAAACGATGCGTAAtaacgagagaataaaagtTGCTTCTAATTTATCatccaataataaaaaagaggaaacatcttcaaagaaaattgaagCTATAAAGTCTCTGTTAAAAATGCAACAAGAAGACGGTATTAGTCTTTCAGAAATATTACGTCGTAAAAATTTGACTCTGATAGATCTGTTAAAAGGTAAGGCAGATGTGATCAGTGCATTAAAGATGCAGGATATCGATGAAATCGGTGATGATATCGAACAGATTTCTTTGGCAATGACGAGCACATTGGCGAAATTGCCGTCCACGACCCTTCAAAATATACTtgacacgacgacgactaaAACAATTACCACGATGAACGATCATGTGTCAACGAAGGTTTCACAGTTGAAAGAAACTACTACTGAAACTTTAACGGCAATTTCTCCATCAGAAATCTCTATCGATTTGAATCAAAACGATGATAACACGAACCAAAATCTAAATTCAACGCGAGGAATCTATAGTGATGAGAATCATGATGAAATCATGGAATTTTCAGACTTTACAGATTATAAGAAAGGAAGGACTACTGCATCACCAATTTGGATTTCTTTGATAACAGAAAATAATGCTATCGTTCGTTCTATGCAAAATGTTAATCTAAATCGTTCTGACAGTGGTTCCACTTTGAGTATCGTAAGAATTTTGAATCCGACTGTCGAGACGTttgctaaaaaaaatttggaaagGGATAAgccatttaataaaatatatagcgATACTATACACAAGGAAGATGATTCTAATTTAGCTGTCGTAGAAGATCATTTTGATAGCATTTCTGAAGCAGATTATCAATATGATGCTCCTTTGAACGATATGCAACAGGATGACGAGATACGTGCGTCctcttcgataaaaaagaatgaatgtaTAAATCATAGCGATAAAGATGAAACTATGTACttaggaaaagataaagatcgttcgaaagattttttaacaaaatctaAAAACGATTCatctttcgaagaaacaaTCAAAACTTTCTTCGAAAATCATCCTAATGTAGAAGATGTGATGTCAGAAGGTAAACGTTACGAGGATATCATGTCAGAAATAGAACCAGAAGCACGTGCTGagatttttgaattatttgcTTCTGGATCTGGGGGTAAAAATTTGGAACGTTTGTTAAAATCTAGGAATATGACTTTGGAAGAACTGATTGCCTTACGTCAAAGAGGTTCCAGTAAAGTTCATTTAGCAGAAGTATCTCGTCTGAGAAATCAGAAAGCTTTAAGAATATCGGAAGATAATCAATTATCAGAGAAGAATCTTCATAAttctgaagaaaaaagtattatacgTGAACCTCGAAATGAAACGActgatataaagaaattgatGAATGAAACAGAACATGTTGATATCTCGCAGATTTCTCCAGAACTTGTTAAGGAAACGACAGAATTTTCATTTACCACAGAGATTAGTCTTAAAACAAAAGATTatagtaatgaaaaatatgaagaagatCCAAATCATTTGATAAAGATCacagaattatttaatacctTTACATCTTTGTCATTTGGTAAAGATCCGGAACAACGAATCtctaaaaatatcgaagaaacattaaataagaaaacgataGATGACGAGTCGATTAATATTGTTCAAAGAGAGCATGCGAaagaaatcattgaaaataatactgAAGTAGATATAAGTCTGATATACAAGGGATCTACGAACGATGTGAAACTCGATGATcacgatgaaaatgaagatcGGGGAAAAAGTTTATCAAAGATTAAACCTAGTATAATAGCTAGTGGAGCTATACTCGGTGTGACGATAGTCGTATTCCTTGCCATCTTCGTAACTTGTAGAATACGTCATAAACAAAAGTATAGGTACAGAAATTCTTTCCCACGAACGGTATTTCAGAGTCCAATAGCCACAGCAAGAAAGTTGTCTAATACAAGTAGCCTGAATAATATAATGGTGAGTGTAGTTGCCACTTCGACGACAAAGAgatcagaaaaaaatgattcacAGCAAACCAGTGGTGGTGACTATGATCCCAAGTGTGACATCGATAATGATTCGCTCGATGCTAATGATAGTTGGGAAACTATAcctgattatataaaatga